In Paenibacillus dendritiformis, the DNA window CTGTACAATGGGGAAAAAGAGACGCGAAAGGATAAGACACCATGTCCGAACTTCACTCAACTCAATCGACATTTATCGATCGTAATCCAAAAAAGGGGCCGCGCCGGCTGCTTATCGCCGGAACCGGAAGCGGGACCGGAAAGACGACTGTCACCCTTGGATTAATGCGGGCGCTTACCCGTCAAGGCTGGAGGGTCCAACCGTTCAAATGCGGCCCGGACTATATCGACCCGACTTATCATACCGCCGTGTGCGGAGCAAGCTCCCGCAATCTGGACGAATGGATGTGCGGAACGGAAGCGATGCGGGCGACCTTCCTTCGCCATTCCGCCGCGGCGGATATCGCGCTTATCGAGGGCGTGATGGGGATGTACGACGGGCGCCGCGCCGACAGCGATGAGGGGAGCGCGGCTTCGATTGCGAAACATCTCGACTGCCCGGTGCTTCTCGTCATTGATGCGTCAGGCATGGGGCGGAGCGCCGCGGCGATCGTGCTTGGCTTCCAGCAGCTTGATCCCGAGGTTCGCCTGGCGGGCGTCATCGCGAACCGGGTCGGCAGCGAAGGCCACGGCAAGCTGATTCGCGAAGCGGTAGAGCAGGTGTGCGGCGTCCCGCTGGTGGGCTATGTGCTGCGGGAAGACGGATTGCAGGTGCCGGAGCGGCATCTCGGCCTCGTCCCGGCCGTGGAGCGGAGCGGGCTGGAGACGCTGTTCGACCGGATGGCCGACGCCGTCGCAGCGCATACGGATATGGAGACGCTGCTTCGGATCGCGACGGCCGGGGCGGCCAATAGGGTGGACACGGCCATCTGCGGCGGCGCCATGGAGCAGGCGAGCGGGATGCCCCAGCCCGCGGGTGAAGGGGACGAGGCGGGAGGCGCCGGAACGGGGGCGCCGGGCGGCGGAACGGAGCGACGGCTCCGGCTGGCGCTCGCTTATGATGCCGCCTTTCATTTCTATTACGCGGATAATCTCGAGATGCTCGAAGAGGCAGGCTTCGAGCTGGTGCGGTTCTCGCCGCTGCTGGACGAGCCGGTGCCCGAGGATGCCGACGGGCTCTATATCGGGGGAGGCTTCCCGGAGGCCTTTGCCGAGCAGTTGGCGCGATGCGGCCGGACGCTTGGTTCCATCCGGGAAGCCGTAGAGGCGGGCATGCCGACGTTCGCGGAATGCGGCGGGTACATGCTGCTGATGGAACGGCTTGTCACCGTCGATGGCGAAGTCCGGTCGCTGGCCGGTCTGCTTCCGGGCGAGACGCGGATGGGCACGAAGCTGGCGGCGCTTGGCTACCGGGAGGTAACCGGGACGGATGCCAACTTCCTGCTGCGGGGCGGCACGGCGAGAGGACATGAGTTCCATTATTCGACGATCGAGGAGCCTGAGGACGGGCCGAAGCAAGCTTATCCTCCGGCCTATCTGTCCCGGGGGAGAGCCGGGGAGAAGCCGGAAGGAGCGGTTCATCCGGCAGGACTTCCGCTCGTTGCCGGGTATACGCATCTTCATTTCGCGTCCAATCCGGAGATTGTGGCGAATTGGCGCGAGGCCTGTGTCGCATTTCGTCAAAAACGTATATAATGAATCAGTACGGGTCTAAAAATGTCAAGGCCGGTATACGATATCCAGCTAGCTATGCCGCGATTGCGGCAAGTGCCGACTAGCGCCAACTATATGTTGACATACTTCATGCATGTACGTATGCAATGAGCGAAAGGATTTGGAACCGATGTGTGGCATTGCCGGAATCTATCATTTTCATGATCAACAACCATCCGAACATCTCATTCGCAGCATGATGGATTTGATCCATCATCGGGGACCCGACGATGCGAAGCTGTGGATCGGCGACAGGGTCGGCCTGGGCTTCCGCCGGCTGTCCATCATTGACGTGGCGGAAGGCGCGCAGCCGCTGAGCAACGAGGATGATTCGGTATGGATTATTTTTAATGGCGAGATTTATAATTATTTGGAGCTGCGCGAGGATCTGCTCGGCCGCGGCCATCAGTTCAAAACCAATACAGATACGGAATGTATTCTGCACCTGTATGAAGAATACGGAACGAAGTGCGTCAACCATCTCCGGGGGATGTTCGGCTTCGCGATCTGGGATCGGAACAAGCAGGAGCTGTTCCTGGCCCGCGATCATTTCGGCATCAAGCCGCTGTATTATTACATGAACGACGAGATGCTCGTCTTCGGATCGGAGATCAAGAGCATTTTGGCCGTTCCGGGCGTGGCCCGTCAGGTCAATATGAATGGTTTTTACAACTATTTGACCTTCCAATACGTTCCCGATCCGGAGACGATGTACGCCGGAATCTACAAGCTGCCGCCGGCTCATTCGATGACGATTTCGCTGGGCGGGCAGCCGGTGATCGAGAAATACTGGGATCCGATGTTCGAACCGGTCGATCGACCGCTTGCTCAGGTTATCGACGAGATTCGCCATGTCATGCGCGATTCGGTAGAGCATCATCTGCACAGCGAGGTGCAGCGGGGCTGCTTCCTCTCGAGCGGCATCGACTCGACGATTACGTCCACGCTCATGCGTTCCATCGAACCGATCAAGACGTTCAGCGTCGGCTTCGAGGGGCCGAACAATGAGACGATTATCGCCCGCGATACGGCTCGGCAGATCGGTACCGAGCACTATGATCGGATCATTACGCAGGAGATGTATTTCGACGCCGTGCCGCGCGCGATCTGGCATCTGGACGAGCCTGTAGCCGATCCGTCCGCGATCGCGCTGTACGAGGTCGCGCGGCTGGCGAAGGAGCATGTTACGGTCGTGTTGTCCGGGGAAGGCGCGGACGAGCTGTTCGGCGGCTATCGCATCTACCGCGAGCCGCATTCCTTGCGCTATCTGTCCTGGATGCCGGAAGGAATGCAGCGCGTCGTGAACAAGATGGTGCGCGCCGTACCATTCTCTTTCTACGGGAAAAATTACTTGCTGCGGGGAACGACTCCGCTGGAGGAGCGCTTCCTGGGCAATGCCAATATCATGACCGACGATGCGAAGGCGGAACTGCTGCGCGTCGGCGCCGAAGAGATAGCGGCCTACCAGAAGCCGTTCGATATCGCTCGCCGCTATTATGATCGCACCCGCCATCTCGATCCGGTATCGCGGATGCAATATATCGATATGAATCTGTGGATGCCGGGCGACATTTTGATGAAGGCGGACAAGCTGACGATGGCGCATTCGCTGGAGCTGCGCGTCCCGTTCCTGGATCGCAAAGTATTTGACGTCGCCCGCACGATCCCTGCTTCCTACCGGATTGCCGAGAAGACGACGAAGTATGCGCTGCGCAAAGCGATGGAGGGCATTATTCCGGATTCGGTGCTTCACCGGCCGAAGCTCGGCTTCCCTGTCCCGATGCGCGATTGGCTGCGCACGGAGCGGGCCGGCATCATGTGGGAGGAACTGGCCGCCAGCGGCATCGATCCGCTCGTCAATCTGAGCGCGGTGGAAGAAATGTTCCGCCGCCACCGGAACGGCCAAGGCGACTATTCCCGCAAAATTTGGGTGCTGTACGTGTTCGGACTCTGGTATCGGACGTATATGCGCAAGCAATAGTCCGGACTGGCGTAAAGAATATGATGAATTGAAAAGGGCGTTTCTCCTTGGAGAGGCGCCCTTTCTTGGTGAGCCGCCGTATGCGTCAGGGCTCCATGTTTCTGGCATTGAAGCCGTATGGTGCGCAATGGACGGCTTTCAGCTTGCCGTTGTCGAAGTTGACCCGAAGTCACGAGCACACAAGATGCATGGCATGAAGCCAGTGCATCGTCGTATAAAAAATGCAAGCTGCAGGCCGGTCTTTCCTCGGAGATATGGCTTGCAGCTTGTTGTCTCTAGGCGGGCTGAGCGGAATTTCGGTCCGCCCCTTCCTGGGCAGGGTCCGGTTGGCGTCTCCGGCCTGGGCCTGGGCCGTCGCGGGAGATGCGGCCGTTGCCGATGAGCAAGGAGATCACGATGCCGGCGATAATGAACCCGAGTCCCGTCAAAAAGACGGACGAAAAGGAAGCCGACCACGCTTCCTTGAGCGTGTCGAGCACGGCGGCTTTGGCTTCGCCTTCGAGCGGCAGCATCGCCGGGTTGATCAGAAGCTGATAGAGCGTGTTCGAATCCGTCCCGATCCGCTCAAGGACCGCCTGCGTTGTCGGATCGGCGGTCTGCATGGCTGCGGTCATATTTCTTGCGATATCAGCGTTCATGATGACGTTGAAGAGCGTGGTGCCGATGGTGCTCCCGATGGAACGGAAGAAGGTCGTCGCCGAGGTGACGGTTCCGAGCTTCTCCCGGGGGAACGCGTTCTGGACGACGATGGTAATGAGCGGCATGACCAGGCCCATGCCGAAGCCGAGCACCATCATGAACCCGTAGGCCGTAAACGGAGTCGTATGAATGCCCATGGTGGACATGAGCAGGAAGCCCAGGGCGCTGATCACCATCCCGGAAGCCATGACGGCGCGGTAAGGGAGCTTGAGCACAAGCCGGCCGCCGAGCACGCTGGCGATGATGAGGGCAATCATCATCGGCGTCATGGTGGAGCCCGCCTGAGTCGGCGTCACCCCGAGGACGCCCTGCATGAACATGGGCACGAACATAATCGCGCCGAACATTCCGAGTCCGACCAGGAAGCCGAGCCCGACCGCGACATTGAAGACGCGGCTGCGGAACAGCGACATGTCGATAATCGGATCGGCCGCGCGGTGCTCGATCGGAATGAAGACGAGGAAGAGCCCCAGGGCCGTGCCGAAAATAAACAGGCTGTAAGGGGAGGTCCAGGCATATTTCGCGTGATCGAGCGACAGGCCGTACAGCAGCAGCACGATTCCCGGAATGAGCGTGAAGATGCCGAGCCAGTCGATATGCACCTTTTTGTTTTTGTCGCGCGGGCTGCTCATCGATTTCATCCCGATGAAAATGAGCGCGGTCGAGACGAGGCCGAAGGGGACGTTGATGAGAAAGATCCAGTGCCAGCTGATATGATCGACGATCAAGCCGCCGAGAAAGGGTCCGACGATGGAGCTGAGCCCGAAAATGGCCCCGAATACCCCCTGCCATTTCGCCCGCTGGGCGGGGGTGAACATCATCCCGATAATCGTCTGGGACATCGGCATCAGCAGCCCGCCCCCGATCCCTTGAATAGCGCGGTAACCAATCAGCTGTCCCATGTTGACCGCCGTAGCGCACAGAAATGAACCGATGACGAAAATAATCCATCCGGCCAAATAAATAAACCGGCTTCCGAACAGATCCGCCAGCTTGCCGGAGAGCGGGATGACGGTGGTCGAACAGATCATGTACGCCGTCGTCACCCAGGCGAAGATGGCGAAGCCGCTAAGTTCCTTAATAATGGTCGGCATGGCCGTGCCGACGACGGTCTGTTCGAGCGAGCTGAAAAACATACCCATAATGAGACCGATGAGAACCATGCTGCGCCGGGATTTCCCTATATCTTCTACCGCCATGACTGGGCTCCTTTCCATGACGCGGCGGCGTCTTTGAAGAGGGCTGCGCCGCGCTTGCTCCGTCTTTACTTTCTTCGGGTTAAGCGGTATGATGCTTATTGAATTTTTCGATGTGCGGGCAACGAAAGCCCCGCTGCTCTTCCCGATCTGTATTAAGTTGGTTTGGGCCTTGAGAATTTATGCGTCCGTTGCCGGTTCGAAAGCCGGGAAGCTTGTTCGGCGGGCGCTGGCAAGAGAAAGGGGGAGGACTTATGAGCTGGCTGCTTCGCATCGACCCCTTGACGAAGGGTGTCTGGCTGCTTAGCACCGGATTGGCCGTGATGATCAGCATGAAAGTGGAGTGGCAGGCCGTGTGGTTCCTTGCCGTTCTGGTTATCGCCCTGACCGGAAGCGGGTGGACGGCCCAGCGTTGGAAGCTGGTCCTGTTAGCGATCGGCGGATTCGCCCTGCCGCTTCTGCTGTTCCAGTGGCTGGTCCTCCCGGGCGACACGCCGTGGGTCACCGTTGGGAAGCTGGCCTTGACGAGGGAGGCCGGCCTCCAGTCGGCCGCGCTGACGCTCAGGGCGATGACGTTGTTCCTGTCATCGCTCGTCTATGCGGGGACGACGGCGCCGCGCGATGTCGTCCTCGCCATGTCCCGCTACTTGCGGCTGCCGGACCGCTTCGCGTACGCGGCCGCGATTGCGCTGCGCTTCGTGCCGATTCTGCTGGCCGAGACGGCCCGCATCCGGCACGCCGAGCGCCTGCGCCGCCTCGTTCCGCCGCATAGCCCGGAGGAACGTCTTGAGCGGCTGCAGCGCGTTATCGCGGGAGCGGCGGCGCACACGCTCCGCCGCGTGCAGGACATTGCCACGGCGATGGAGGCGAAGCGGTTCGGCGCCGCTCCGCGCACGTATCGGCGCCGTCTCGTCTTCCCGGTCCCGGGTATCGGACTGGCCTTGGCCTCGGCGCTGGGAGCCTCCGCCACATGGTGGTTCGGCTAAGCGGGCCGCCATCCTTGCGGCCCAGGGGCTGCACACCGGGCGCCGGCAGGGCCGCTTTTTTACTTGCATTTCCAGCGCATGGCTTGTAACGTGTATAGAGGAAAAGGATGCCGCACCATCCGCCCTTCCGCAAAAGGGAGAACGTAAGGGAGAGTTGATCACAGATGACATCATCCAACACGCGAATTTGGCATTCGTTGACCTTGAGCGAATGGGTGCTCATGGCGCTGCTGGCCGCGGCGAACGGGGTGCTGACGAGCGGCTTGTCCTGGCTGAACAAGCTGCTGCACTCGTTGGGCGGACCGATGCTGACGTCATCCATCGTCGGGTTATATATGATTTACGGCCTGCTGGCCGCCTATATTATTCGCAAGCCGGGCGCGGCGATCTTCACCTACGCGCTTGGCGCCGTCGTGCAGATTCTTGTTGGCACCGCCTACGGAGCTTGGGCGGCGATTGCGGCCGCGCTCTGCTACGGCATCGCCATCGAGCCGCTGCTGTATCTGTTCCGGTACCGGCGCTACGACTGGGGAGCCATGAGCTTTATCGGTTTGGCGGCGGTTCCGATTTGGTTCGTCGTCTCGGCCTTCATGTTCGGGTACATTTATTATGAGACGTGGGTATTGATCGCGACGCTTGCGGTCCGCTGCCTCAGCGGCCTTCTGCTCTGCGGGGCATTGACGAAGCTGATCGGCGATCGGCTGGCGTCCGCGCGGGCGCTTCGCCCGTTCGCTCTGGGGAAGGCCAGCCGCGAGCCGCGGGAATAGGAGGCTTTCACGATGGGATTTCTGCGTGAAGAGGTCATGCGCATCGAGCGCGTGACCTTTACCTATTTGGGCGCGGACGAGCCGGCCCTTCGCCATTGCAGCTTCACGCTGCGCCGGGGCGATATCGTCTATATCGCCGGAGCGAATGGGAGCGGCAAGACTACGCTGTGCAAGCTGCTGGCCGGCGTCATGCAGCCCCATGAAGGCGCGCTTCAAGGGAAGACGGCGACGCCGGAGGGCCAGCCGCCCGCCTCGGCCGGCTTGGCCTTGCAGGATGCCGATTCCCAGCTTATCCTCGGCACGGTAGAGGACGAGCTTGCCTTCTCCCCGGAAAATATGGGGCTGCCTGCAGATGAGGTCATGCGCCGGGTCGAGGAGCAGCTGGAAGCGTTCGGGCTTGAACCGCTCCGGGAGGCGCCGATCACGGAGCTGTCTGGGGGAGAGAAGCAGCGGACGGCTATGGCGGCGGTGATGGCGATGGAGCCGGAGGTGCTCATCCTGGATCAGGCATGGAGCCATCTGGATGCGGCTTCCCGGGAGCGGCTCCTGCAGACGCTTCGCGCAGGGCGGCACGCCGGGCGAACGGCGGTGCTCGCCGGAGCCCGGGTGGAGGATTGGATTAGGAAGTTGCCCGGTGTGCGGCTGCTTCTGCTCGAGGAAGGACGCATCATCTATGATGGCGGACTCGAGGAACCGGAAGCGGCGGCGGCTCTGGACAAGTTGGAGACGCCCAACGCGGCCCTCCCGTCCGCGCCGCCATTCCCCGCCCTGCCGAATGCGCCGAATGAAAGAGCGGATGAAGTAAACAGGGCGGAGCCTCTGTCTGGAGAGCATCGAGAGGAGCCGCCTGTGCTGGAAGTGAAGAACCTGTCGTTCCGGTATGGGAAAAGACGGAAGGACAACGCCGGCTCGAACGGCCGGGAACGAGCGCTTGACGACGTATCGTTCGCGCTGTATCCGGGCCAGTGCCTGCTTCTCCGCGGACCGAACGGAGCAGGCAAGTCCACCTTGTTCAAGCTGCTGACGAAGGGCATGCCGCGGCCAACGGGACGCATGTCCGGAGAGATTCGGCTGGCCGGGCAGCCGCTGCCGCGCTTCTCCGTCTATGAACTGGCCCGCTTGATCGGGTATGTGCCGCAGCAGCCGGAAGCCGGGCTGCTCGCCCGCACCGTGGAAGAGGAAGCGCTCGAAGCGGCCGCTATGGCTTGGCGGAGCGGCCGCTTGACCGTTCCGGTCCCGCCGGCGCAGGCCAAGCGGGAGGATGCGGTTGCGGCGATGGCAGAGGATCTGCTTCGTGCCACGGGCCTGTCCCGTTACCGCCGCCGTCATCCTCACGATCTGCCTGCCGGCGCTATGCGGCTGCTCTGCGTGGCGCTGGCCGGCCTGCACCGGCCCGCCGTGCTGCTGTTGGATGAGCCGACAGCGGGGCTTGATGCCCGGAGCGCCGCCTTGATACGCGACTGGTGCTTTGGGCAGGCAGGGCGGGGCTGCGGCTTGATGGTTATCACCCATGATGAGATATGGGAGGGGGCCGCCCATCCGCGGTTGGTCGTGGCTTCTCTGGAGGCGGGACGCTGGCTTGGCGCGGACGTGCGGCGGATCGCAGGAGCGGACCAACATTAAGGAGCCGCGCGGTTCGCAGCCCGGACAGGGCATGATAAGATAGACAATAGCGGCAGCATGCGCTGCAATATACAGCACCAATTTCATTGGAAGCGGAGAGCAAGCGACAGAGAAGGGGAATGAAGCAATGGGAAGCACTGCAACGATGCAGGCCGGGCGCGAACGGAAGCTCGTGACCCTGGCCTTGTTATTGTCTACGTTTTTGGCGGCGATTGAGGTTACGGTCGTCAGCACCGCGATGCCGCAGATCGTCTCCGATCTGGGCGGACTCAAGCTCATCAGCTGGGTCTATTCCGCCTATTTGCTGACGACGGCCATCTCGACGCCCTTGTTCGGGAAGCTGGCCGATCTGTTCGGCCGCAAAAAGATCTTTATTTTCGGCTCTATTTTATTTGTCGGCGGCTCCATGCTGTGCGGCTTATCCTCCAATATGACGCAAATGATTCTGTTCCGGGCTATTCAGGGGATCGGTGCCGGCGCGGTTATGCCCGCCACCTTCACCATCGTGGCGGACATCTTCACTCTGGAGGAACGCGCCAAAATCCAGGGGCTCTTCAGCTCCATCTGGGGCATAGCCGGTCTGGTCGGCCCGTTGGTCGGCGGATTTTTTGTCGATTCCCTGTCCTGGCACTGGATCTTTTTCTTCAACGTCCCCTTCGGCATTGTCTCCGTATGGATGATCGCCAAGCTGTTCCATGAGAAGGTGGAGAAGAAGGACAAGCCGATTGATTACGCCGGAGCGGCGACCTTCTCGATCGGGATGACGGCCTTATTGTTCGCCATCATCACAGGCGGGCAGAACATTGCCTGGACCTCCCCTTGGATGTTCGCTCTGCTCGGCTTGTCTGCGGTGTTCCTCATCTGGTTCTACCGTATCGAAAAAACGGCGCAGGAACCGATGGTTCCGTTCCAGCTGTTCCGCATTAGGGACATCGCCATCTCCAATCTCGTCGGTTTCCTGGTCAGCAGCGTGCTGATTGGCATCAATTCGTACATGCCGCTCTGGATTCAGGGCGTCATGGGACATAGCGCAACCAGCTCCGGCATGGCGCTGACGCCGATGTCCATCGGCTGGCTTATCGGCTCGATTATCGGAGGCCGCATGCTGATCAAGAGCGGCCCGCGGCTGACCTCCTCTATCGGCATGACGCTCATTGCCGCCGGATCGATATGGCTGGCTTTCATTACGGGCGCCACGTCGATGTGGGTCATCGTCGCGCTGATGACGGTATCGGGGCTCGGCTTCGGGTTCTCGATTACCGTGTTCACGATTATCGTCCAGTCCTCGGTCGATTGGAATATGCGCGGAGCTTCCACGGCGCTGAACACGTTCGTGCGCACGCTCGGACAGACCATCGGAATCGCGGCGCTCGGCACCTTCCTCAATGAACGCATTGCGTCGATGGTCAGACAAGCCGGACCGGATGTCGCTTCGCGCATTTCGGACGATGATCTGAACAAGCTGTTGAACCCGGAGAGCGCCAGCCAACTGGCTCCGGATGTCATGAACAGCCTGCGCACGTTCCTGGAGACGGGGCTCGAGAACGTCTTCCTCGCGATGGCCGCGGTCTCCATCATCTGCCTCGGTTGCACCTTGCTGATGCCGAAGGGCAAGCTGAACAACAAATAGAACAGATTGGACCGTCCCTTAAAGGGGCGGTTTTTTTTGTGCCTAAATAGCGGATTTATGGGTACAGGTCTAGCCCAGATACTGGGCTAGAGTCTAATAATAGACTGGCCTGGCGGTCATTACTTGGAATAATATAGCTCCCTATAATGAGGAAAAGAGGAGGTTACGGAATGAACAAATCGTCGGCTAAATAAATGCAACGGAGACATAGCCGGCCGATAAAAACAGTGGATAAGGAGAATGGAAAGTGAAAAAGGCAAGCCTTATCGTTTTAACCGCAATCCTATTTCTTATGTCAGCGGTACCCGCTTTTGCAAAGGAAACGGAGAAAGCCGCTAATCAAGAGCTGGAGAACGTTCGGGCGTTTGCCAAGCTATATGGATATGTCAGATTCTTCCACCCGAGCGATGAAAATGAGATGATCGACTGGAATCGTTTTGCCATTCATGGAGTAATCCAAGTAAGGGCTGCCAAAACAAAAGATGAATTAACAACAACATTGCAGGAGCTTTTCTATCCGATCGCTCCGACGATGAAACTTACGAAGCAAGACAACGCAAGTCGGCTCAGCCCGCCTGCACAAGCCCAAAATTTGACTGCTTGGCTACACATTGGCGTCGGATTGAACAATCCTGTATACAAGAGTTTACGGCTGCAATCTGACGATTCTAGCAAGCTTGCTTTCATCATCGGTGAATTGAAGCTTACGGATCAGGTTCTGCAGGCAGGGGAAACGGTTGCCAAGCAGATTACTCCGGATGTATATGCACACATTCCTCTGGTGTTATACCGGGACGATAAGGGAACGATCGGCGCCACACCGAAATCGGCACACGCTATGAAGCAGCTTCAACAGCAACTGGCGAGCATCGATCTATCCAAAGCTTCAATAGATGATAAAAATGTCCGCTTGGCAAACATCGTTATCACTTGGAATGTTCTTCAGCATTTTTATCCTTATTTCGATGTAGTCAAGGTCGATTGGGAGCAAGCGTTAACAAAGACGCTGGAGCAAAGCTTGATAGACAGCACAGCAGATCAGTTTTTTCAAACCATCAGAAAAATGTTAGAGAAAACCCAAGATGGGCATAGCTTGGTTCAACAAATAAATCAGACCCGTGAGCAGGCTTACCTTCCTTTAAGCGTTCAATGGATTGAAGAGCAAGTGGTCATATCGAACGTGAGAGAAGGCATCGATCTGAAACCGGGAGATATCATCGTAAATATTGACGGGAAAAGCGCCACAACCTATTTTAAGCAACTGGAAAAATATATTTCCGGCACAACGCAGTTGAAACGGTGGAGAGCGGCCGAACAATTTGTGGCCGGGAAGATCGGAAAGAAAGCAACACTGACGGTTCAACGCGAAGAAAATAGATTTAACATCTCTATTCCTTTCTCGGGCAAAGATAAAGTGGTCGATGAATTTATTCGTCCTGTCTCTATTGAAAAAGTCGGAGACGAAATATATTACGTTAATACAGCACAGGTAACGCCTGACCTATTTAAGGAGAAGCTGAATGAGCTGGCCAATGCAAAAGGAGTTATCTTCGATTTAAGAGGATATCCCGCTCAGAGCGAAATTATTCACCTTCAAATGTTGTCCTATTTAAGCGATCGGCAGATGACATCGCCAAAATTCGATATACCTATATTTGTATACCCGGACCACGACCAAAGAAACGACTCTTACCTCAACCTGCAATCGACAATTGAACCTTTGCAACCAACATTCAAAGGGAAGATCGTATTTCTTGCCTATGGCGCCTCCCTTAGCGCAGTAGAAGCGACAATGGGTGTCGTTGAACATTATCGATTAGGAGAAATCGTCG includes these proteins:
- a CDS encoding S41 family peptidase, whose product is MKKASLIVLTAILFLMSAVPAFAKETEKAANQELENVRAFAKLYGYVRFFHPSDENEMIDWNRFAIHGVIQVRAAKTKDELTTTLQELFYPIAPTMKLTKQDNASRLSPPAQAQNLTAWLHIGVGLNNPVYKSLRLQSDDSSKLAFIIGELKLTDQVLQAGETVAKQITPDVYAHIPLVLYRDDKGTIGATPKSAHAMKQLQQQLASIDLSKASIDDKNVRLANIVITWNVLQHFYPYFDVVKVDWEQALTKTLEQSLIDSTADQFFQTIRKMLEKTQDGHSLVQQINQTREQAYLPLSVQWIEEQVVISNVREGIDLKPGDIIVNIDGKSATTYFKQLEKYISGTTQLKRWRAAEQFVAGKIGKKATLTVQREENRFNISIPFSGKDKVVDEFIRPVSIEKVGDEIYYVNTAQVTPDLFKEKLNELANAKGVIFDLRGYPAQSEIIHLQMLSYLSDRQMTSPKFDIPIFVYPDHDQRNDSYLNLQSTIEPLQPTFKGKIVFLAYGASLSAVEATMGVVEHYRLGEIVGETTAGVNGNINNMNLPGGIDVRWTGMRVLKHDGSQHHLVGIQPTVPVKRTIKELREGRDIYMEKAIEVINAAQSCPRR